The DNA region CTTCCTTCTTCTAAGCCATGACTGACAGCTACGCGATCGTCAAAGACAAAACATTCCCCTTCCCATAAACTTTCCTGTGCTGGAACTTCCTCTAAATACTTGAGAATGCCGCCCTTGAGATGATAGACTTCTGCAAACCCTTGGGCAAGCATGAAGGATGAGGCTTTTTCACAGCGAATGCCACCTGTACAAAACAGAGCAACTTTTTTGTGTTTAGTTGGGTCGAGGTGGCGTAGCACATAATCGGGGAATTCCCGGAATGAGCTAGTTTGAGGATTTTCTGCTCTTTGAAAAGTACCGATATTCACCTCATAATCATTGCGGGTGTCAATCACGGTTACTTCTGGATCGCAAATTAAATCATTCCATTCTTGGGGACTAACATAAGTACCAACTTGTTCATTGGGGTCAATTTCAGGCAATCCCAAAGTCACAATTTCTTGCTTCAACCGCACCTTCATTCGCTCAAAAGGGGGGGTTTTGGTATAAGACTCTTTGTATTCTAGGTCTGCTAGACGAGGGTCAGTACGCAAAAAGCAGAGAACAGAATCAATCGCCTGACGCGAACCGACAATTGTACCATTAATGCCTTCTTGTGCCAGCAAAATTGTCCCCTTCACACCTTGCGTTTGGCAGTAAGACAGCAGAGGCTCTCGTTTATCGGCAAAATCTGGCAGCCTAACAAATTTATACAGTGCTGCAACAACTTGGATATTTTCTGGCTTCATCCCTTTGATAATGGAACAATATAAGTTACAATAAGCTCGACAACCAAACTTACCTACTATTTTAACTTTATGGGGGTTTAGCTCAGTTGGTAGAGCGCCTGCTTTGCAAGCAGGATGTCAGCGGTTCGAGTCCGCTAATCTCCATTGATTATGCTTTTACAGTTTCATATCAAGTTATCGAGGCAGAGGAGCTAACAGGCTGAATCGATATTGATTACCAGCCCTTAAAAGAGTTCCCCGACTTTTAAGGTTGAATCTGGTCATGGGTTTAGGAGTGCGATCGCAACAGTCCATTAGAAAACTATCTATTCCTTACAATTTTGCATCCATCGCAATTCCCGCACTCGTGCCATAAATCATCACAAAAGTGACTGCAAATGAATTTTACTTACGCTTCATCCACAACCCGATAACACCAGCAACTACTATACCACCAAGTGAAAGGGGTTCAGGAACTGGAATGGCAATAACATTCACATCGTCTAAAAATAAATGTGCAGGATCGTTTTGAACACCAAATTTCAATTCTGTAGACGCTGCTGTTCCTATAAAGTTAAAAGAGTATTTGGTGTAATCAGGAGGGTCAATGTTAACTTGATTGAAAATGTTATCTCCATTAAGAAATATCTGAAACTGATTTGGGAATGCACCCTGGCTCTGATTCTTTAGAAACAAACTGAGTTCGTAAGTCTGACCAATTTTTGTAGGGATATTCTGTGATAGAAACCCGATACTTCCAGTAGGGCCTAATGAGGCAAAGTAATTTCCACTGTGGGAAGGAAGATTAATATTAGAAAGGACAACTCCACTGTAACTCAAACCAGAAGTAGTCAGGGCAAACGCATCTAAATATAGTACACATATACTAAAGAGTCTAAGAAAGGTAGCGATCGCTGATGGGATGAAAGTTGAGCAATGAGGCTTTGATGATAAAGTCATTCTAGAAGTAGAGGAAAGCCCCTAAAAAAGCGTGAAGCTCAAGCCCAAAATTACGATTGCTGACCACTTTGCCCTAATGGAAGACCCAAGAATAGACCGCACGAAGCGACACAATTTAATTGAAATTCTCACAATTGCCTTGTGTGCAGTGATATGTGGAGCAGATAGTTGGGTGGCAATTGAATTGTATGGCTGCACGAAATATGAGTGGTTGAAAACGTTTTTAGGGCTATCAAATGGCATTCCATCGCATGATACATTTGCACGAGTATTTGCACAATTGAATTCACAGAGATTTCAGGAATGTTTCTTAAATTGGATAAAGTCAATTCAGATCATAACGGATGGTGAAGTAGTAGCAATTGACGGTAAAATTTTATGTGGCTCTCATGATAAAAGCAGAGAGCAAAATGCAATACAAATGGTAAGTGCGTGGGCAACTACAAATAAGTTAGTGTTAGGGCAGGTAAAGGTGGATGAGAAATCAAATGAAATTACAGCAATTCCCGAATTAATATTTGTTTATAATTTTGTCAAGTTTTGCACTTGTATAGATGACTTTGAAATCCTTATTAGTTTTTGTTAGGAAATAAGGTGCGTTTCCCCTGGGACTTGTAAGAGATGATGCAGCAATTGGTGAAGAGACCGCTTGTAAAAGATGAAATCACTAAAAGCGATCGCTCCTGCAATCATCTCTTATTTTGGAAAAAAACGTTATTCTATTTCGTCCTGAATATCCTCAATTACTTTCAAAATCGATTCACGAATTATTCCTTCAATCTCATCGATAAATGAACCTTCTGCCGTTTCAGTCTTCCACGGGTCTTGAACTACAGTACGGATAACAGTAATAGGTTCATTTGCTTCTCCAGTTACCCCTAAACGCTGCTTGTAATGTTCAATAAAATAAGAACCATAAGCTTCTGAGGTAAAATCAGTAGTACTGACAATCATCGGATAATTGTTAAGATCATCGTCTTCATCAATACTGAGATTTTCGTAATACCGTTTATTCAGCAGGTTAGCATTCTTTAAGCTGGTATTGAGTTGACCATTGATTTTGAAATTGAAAGCGTAGATTATGATATTTAAATCAGTCCCAATCTCTTTAAGTGCAACCATTGCTTCTTCATCTTGCTCAATCTCTTCATTCGTTCTACCATCAATTCTTTGACGAATAAATTCAATTTGTTCTGCTTCTGTATTTCCGGGAATCGAATTAGGAATTAGAGTCAAAGGCACAATAGTAAACGGATCTTCCTCTTTAGGCATACACAACAGTCGAGCATAGAGCTTATCGCCACTGTAAAGAGCTTGACCTAAAAACCGACCATAACCATCTTTGGTGGGTCGAATGATCCGATGGCTCAAATATACTGCTGCTGGAGCCGCTCCTGGTTTAGAACCTTCAATCCCGTAAATGCCAATAGTTGGTTCTGCTTCTCCATGAAAAATATAAGGAGCAACGAAGGTAACTAAATTCCGCATTGCCGAGTTGCGATAGCACAACGCTCCTGCTGGATAAGGGATGTAACCCGATTTATGAGGATCTACAGTAATCGAGTCAGCCTGGGGAAGAGCGGCAAATTGCTCTTCAACATAAGGACTCAAAGTAGAAATCGGTGGTGCTGTATCTTTAGGAGAGGGTAGACCAAAGTCTGCATCGGTTCGTAGGAGGGAAACAAAATATCCACCCCAAGCCGCATCTGCATGAACTGTAAATTGTAATCCTTTTTGGCTAAATTCTTCTCTTAGCTCCAAGATTTGCTTGAGAGGGTCAACTGCACTTTCTTCGGTAGTACCAATAACGGCAACAACCGTATAGACAGGAATGCGATTTTTTAGACAATATTCTAAGTCTTCTCTCAAGCTATAGCCTTTTAATCCATCTTGATCAGACCGAGATTCTATAGGCTCAAGCCTCATTCTCGCGTGTTCGTCAACTTCCACATCAATCATGTGAGCAGCACCTATTCCTAAAACTGCTGCTGCTTTTGGGAATGAGTAATGTTTAGTTCCTGGGACGAAAAATACAGGAGGTTTAATATCTTGTAGATAACGCCGAGAAAATTCTTGTATGCCTAAATCTTGTACAGAATAATTGGATAAGGCACTAGATAAGATGCTAGATGCTTTGCTCTCCTCAACGCCTTGGCTAACTAATTTTTCCGTGATTTGAGTAGATAAGCCTAAGATATCATCAACCTTGAGGTTTAACAGTTGCCAAGTGTCGAGGTTGATGAGTTGTTCCTCAGTCCATGTAAGAGAACTTTCTGAGTAAGCATTAATCTTTATTTGGTCTGCTACAGTACGCAAAGTCTCATCATTTAATAAGGCTTGTTTGAGTGAGATCGGATAAAATTTCAGATTTCTGGCTGACCAAATAGCTTCTATGTTAGCAACGGTTCCCCCACAAGTGATATGCCCCCAAGCTCGTAGTTCATTAGTTTCATCTTCATTGAATGGGACATGATATCCTAACATTCGACAAAGATCATCGCCTACCTCAATTTCTAATTTTGTTGTGACTGTAGAGCCTTCAAAAGCTACGTTATTAGAGTTGTACAACATTCCCGCGAAGTAGCCAATTACTGAAGGAATAGTTGTATCCCAACCCATATGTCCCTGATAACGCAGGCTGAAGAAAGGAACAGATTTCTTCATTCGCTCCAATAAGTCATCATAACTTTCTTTGAGAAGTGCCACTGCTTGTTGGTAATCTGGTGAGTTCTTAATTTCATCAGTAATATGGGCTGGATCTTCAGGGAAGTAACTATTTCTCCATGCAGCCTGAGAGTCAATCGCCTGTAATATCAACTCTTTGAGCAGGTCGGCATTTTCTGCTCTGGGGCCTAAAAACCAAGCTTCTACTGATCTTGAACCAGTTGTTTGTAAATTTAATGAGTTGGCTTTGTTAACGTACTTTTGGACACGACGTGTTGCTTTTTCAAAAGCTCTGCTAGCAGTCTCTCTGGGAGTTGTTACCATAATTTTCTCCTTGTTTACATAGGATAGATTTAGCAAAAATTCAACAGCTATTTATCAGTTAATAGCTATTAACTGATAACTGTTACCTAATTCAGATCGGTCTGCGATTTGTATTGGTGAAATAGAGAAGTAAAAAGATTATTGACCTTCAAAAAACACAGTTAAAGCTCTATTGACGAGTAGCTACGAGAATTTCATATCTGAAAAACTAATTAAGCAGGTTTTTTTGGTAGCTGGTTTATAGGATATATGTATTTGCTTGACAGTGCAAGTATAATTACATATTTTCACAGAGAGTAAAAGTTTGTATAGCAATTCAAATTGAAAGTCAGGGCGGCCGCATCATGTCAATAAGGCTAGTATATTCTCAATAAACTCAAAATTAATCTCATTAATCCCTATTTATTGACAAAGATTTTAGCGTAGGCGCAGCCCGTCGTAGATATCGCTTTGAGCCTTGGAAAATAAATCAAGCCAAAAATACTGATTTCTCGTTGGGTCTTAATCTTGGTCAGAGTGAAGAGTACTTTAGATGCGTTTGCCCTGGATTGCACATAGCACATATAAAACAGAAGAAACAGGGCATGGTCGCCATGAAATCCGCAATTACGTAAGATTCAGTTTGGTCAAAATTTAATAGTGTTGGAATGGTAGAATCCGTCCGTTCATTAAATGGTGAAACAACGGTTGAAACCCATTATTTTATCAGTAGCCTTGAATCAAATGCTAAACAGTTTGGTAATTCTATTCGCAGTCATTGGGGAATTGAGAATTCATTACATTGGATATTAGATGTCGCCTTGAAGGAAGATGACTGTCGCATTAGAAAAGATAATGCTCCACAGAATTTTGCAATTCTCAGACATATTGCAGTCAACCTTTTAGGTCAAGAGAAGCGCGTCAAACGTGGAATAAAAAATAAACAGTTTCTCGCTGGGCTGGATAACAATTATTTAGCAAGAGTTTTAGCATTAGCATAAACTAATATATCAGAAATTAAATTTGAATATTTAGGAAGAATTTCATTTTTCCTCTAAAGAAACATAGCTTTATAAACTCGAATCTTGAGCTATTTTAGTATAAATAAATAATCATTCAGCTTCAGATAAGGTAATTTATGCTTTTTGAGAATACTTCATTTATTTTATTTATCATTTAATGAATTTTTACAATTATCTATGTCATTTTGAAATCTCTCTTAGTTTTTATTAGTAAATAAGATGCGTTTTCCCTACCAGAAGTAGTCCATCCTGTAAAGTCTCCTGTTTCAAATCCCCCATTCTGGATAATGGCTGCTTGTGCCACAGAAGTGGACACACCAATAACCGTAATTGTAGTAGTAAGAAAAAATGACGAAACTATCTTCATAAGATTTATCTCTTTGTCGTTTATCAGTATCTCTACAATCAGCAGTAAGTATAGCATAGCTGACACTAGGGGCAAAGTAGTACAATTTTACCTAGAATCGAGTTTTTTAGTATGCATTCATGTTCTTGCAAAATTAGGATGCTCGCGTTTAAGTTTGGATCATTCAGAGCCAGTTAATTAAAATTTGGAATTTATCTACTTAGGAGGTTGTTTGCAAAAGCGTCCATTGGGATTAGTGGCAATTGTTCTCTACAAATCATTTGCCGCATTGCTGCTTATGGTTACTTCGATCGCTTTATTATTGACATTAAAAAATTATCAAGCTCTAGAGGTATTTTCAGAAAACTATGTTTTAGAAGGTAAATCGATAATTATTGATTGGCTTTTAAAGAAAGTTCTCAATTTAAATCCCCGAACTTTGGCATTTAGCGGTATTGGAACAGGAGTCTATGCTATTGTTACTAGTATTGAAGCCGTTGGTTTATGGTACGAAAAGCGTTGGGCACATGTCTTGGTGTTGGGACTTGTCGGTATCAGTATTCCACCAGAGATTTATGAATTAATTCAGGGGATTTCTCTTATAAAAGTATTGATTCTTGTATTGAATTTAGCAGTATTGGTCTATTTATTCCGAAATTTTCCTAAACATCAAAACTAATTTTTATCAACAAGTGGCTTCTGGCGCATAGACTTAATCTTTGGGTTGACGCAAAACCAATATCCCACGTTGTACAATCGCTAGAAATACAATCTGGAGAGCGACTTGCCTAGATCGATTCAGTCTACTCAACCACCACTAAAATTTATTCCTCAACGGTTGAACCCGTTGGTACTCCAGATTGTTCGGTGGTTACTGCCGATCGCACTACGGTTTCGCACTCGTCCTTGGCTAACGGCTGGTATTGTCCGTGTTGAAGCCAAGAATGTTGAGGTATTAGCTGAACTTTATCAACAATTCCAGGCTGGAAAAATTCGCTTTTTGCTGGCATTTCGCCACCCAGAGGTGGAAGATCCCCTGTGTATGCTGTATTTGCTTTCCCGCATTGTGCCACAGGTTGCTCGTCAGAAAGGTATTACACTGCGATCGCTTGTTCACAGCTATTTTCTCTACGATCGCGGTATGACGGTTTGGGCTGGAAAGTGGCTGGGTTGGTTGTTTTCCCGGTTAGGAGGTGTGCCGGTTCATCGCGGAAGGCGACTAGATCGCCAAGCTATTCAAACAGCACGGGAGTTATTTACTAATGGCAAAATACCGATCGCAGTGGCTCCAGAAGGCGGTACTAATGGTCATAGTGGTATTGTTAGCCCCTTAGAACCTGG from Nostoc commune NIES-4072 includes:
- the trhO gene encoding oxygen-dependent tRNA uridine(34) hydroxylase TrhO; this translates as MKPENIQVVAALYKFVRLPDFADKREPLLSYCQTQGVKGTILLAQEGINGTIVGSRQAIDSVLCFLRTDPRLADLEYKESYTKTPPFERMKVRLKQEIVTLGLPEIDPNEQVGTYVSPQEWNDLICDPEVTVIDTRNDYEVNIGTFQRAENPQTSSFREFPDYVLRHLDPTKHKKVALFCTGGIRCEKASSFMLAQGFAEVYHLKGGILKYLEEVPAQESLWEGECFVFDDRVAVSHGLEEGSCERCFCCGYPISESDKVSPKYEQGISCPYCFDSLTDEKRARQQEKWRHYQTQVLNSKNRDEG
- a CDS encoding pyridoxal phosphate-dependent decarboxylase family protein — encoded protein: MVTTPRETASRAFEKATRRVQKYVNKANSLNLQTTGSRSVEAWFLGPRAENADLLKELILQAIDSQAAWRNSYFPEDPAHITDEIKNSPDYQQAVALLKESYDDLLERMKKSVPFFSLRYQGHMGWDTTIPSVIGYFAGMLYNSNNVAFEGSTVTTKLEIEVGDDLCRMLGYHVPFNEDETNELRAWGHITCGGTVANIEAIWSARNLKFYPISLKQALLNDETLRTVADQIKINAYSESSLTWTEEQLINLDTWQLLNLKVDDILGLSTQITEKLVSQGVEESKASSILSSALSNYSVQDLGIQEFSRRYLQDIKPPVFFVPGTKHYSFPKAAAVLGIGAAHMIDVEVDEHARMRLEPIESRSDQDGLKGYSLREDLEYCLKNRIPVYTVVAVIGTTEESAVDPLKQILELREEFSQKGLQFTVHADAAWGGYFVSLLRTDADFGLPSPKDTAPPISTLSPYVEEQFAALPQADSITVDPHKSGYIPYPAGALCYRNSAMRNLVTFVAPYIFHGEAEPTIGIYGIEGSKPGAAPAAVYLSHRIIRPTKDGYGRFLGQALYSGDKLYARLLCMPKEEDPFTIVPLTLIPNSIPGNTEAEQIEFIRQRIDGRTNEEIEQDEEAMVALKEIGTDLNIIIYAFNFKINGQLNTSLKNANLLNKRYYENLSIDEDDDLNNYPMIVSTTDFTSEAYGSYFIEHYKQRLGVTGEANEPITVIRTVVQDPWKTETAEGSFIDEIEGIIRESILKVIEDIQDEIE
- a CDS encoding DUF2127 domain-containing protein is translated as MQKRPLGLVAIVLYKSFAALLLMVTSIALLLTLKNYQALEVFSENYVLEGKSIIIDWLLKKVLNLNPRTLAFSGIGTGVYAIVTSIEAVGLWYEKRWAHVLVLGLVGISIPPEIYELIQGISLIKVLILVLNLAVLVYLFRNFPKHQN